In the genome of Candidatus Eremiobacteraceae bacterium, one region contains:
- a CDS encoding S9 family peptidase, which translates to MRIRIIAALAATLACIPAYAALARPLELKDLKGLVGLSAPEISPNGRFIAVITSRNDFERDAVNRELELVDARTGAVRQLTYDRRDVSEPRWSPDGTKLAFVSTAGSSDDAAPQVWIMPMDGGEPKAATSAKNGIDDYAWRPDGNAFAYIADDDPPNKRDIDHHLDAFAVGDNDYLARAAPPTSQLWLVAASGGAGRRLTHDDWRLSSPSWSPDGNRVAVTAQTPPDSGDADRTRIVLVDIRTASVAGLTGRTSLESSPLFSPDGRNVAYSFTAGSSVVDQFGAYVSPAAGGAGTSAGATLDRNVAPLDWMPDSSSLLVIGNDGVSVALWRVPLAGTPARLPLGDVAVSASSVAKTGAIALVGRRPHGPSEVYVMASSTSPPRRLTDLNAKIGALDSTDVREIDWTFEGFHEDGALVLPPHPVAGTRYPLVVIIHGGPTAASGMGFGAGGFGGLDRVLAAHGDAVFEPNYRGSDNLGAKYQEATIGDLGAGPGRDIMAGIAAVESQGFVDSSNIAVGGWSEGGCLTAWLITHYHVWKAAVAGAAVTDWASEYNLSDALYYERAIAGEVGPWTTQGEQLYRAESAISEAAGVNTPTLILSDTGDFRVPTPQVYEFYHALKETGAPVQYVAYPVTGHFPRDPVRTFDIFQRYADWFGKYLSMTAR; encoded by the coding sequence ATGAGGATCCGCATCATCGCGGCGCTCGCCGCCACGTTAGCGTGCATTCCGGCATACGCCGCGCTCGCGCGGCCGCTCGAACTTAAAGATCTGAAAGGCCTGGTCGGGTTATCCGCGCCGGAGATCTCTCCTAACGGGAGGTTCATCGCAGTCATCACGTCGCGCAACGACTTCGAGCGCGATGCCGTGAACAGGGAGTTAGAACTCGTCGACGCGCGCACGGGTGCTGTGCGCCAATTGACGTACGACCGGCGAGACGTCAGCGAGCCTCGCTGGTCGCCGGACGGCACGAAGTTGGCGTTCGTTTCCACCGCCGGCAGCAGCGACGACGCGGCTCCGCAGGTCTGGATCATGCCGATGGACGGCGGCGAGCCAAAAGCGGCGACGAGTGCGAAGAACGGGATCGACGACTACGCTTGGCGTCCGGATGGCAACGCTTTCGCCTACATCGCCGACGACGATCCGCCGAACAAACGCGATATCGACCATCATCTCGACGCGTTCGCGGTGGGCGACAACGATTATCTCGCGCGCGCCGCTCCTCCAACGTCGCAGTTGTGGCTCGTCGCCGCATCGGGCGGCGCGGGTCGCAGGCTCACGCACGACGACTGGCGTTTGAGTTCGCCCTCGTGGTCACCCGATGGGAACCGCGTTGCGGTGACGGCGCAGACTCCACCGGACTCGGGCGATGCCGATCGAACGCGCATCGTGCTCGTCGATATCCGCACTGCTTCCGTCGCCGGGTTGACTGGCCGGACGAGTCTGGAATCGTCGCCGCTGTTCTCTCCCGACGGCCGCAACGTGGCGTACAGTTTCACTGCCGGCAGCTCCGTCGTCGACCAATTCGGGGCATATGTGTCGCCCGCCGCCGGTGGCGCGGGCACAAGCGCGGGCGCAACGCTGGATCGAAACGTCGCGCCGCTTGACTGGATGCCGGATAGTTCGTCACTGCTCGTGATCGGGAACGACGGCGTGAGCGTAGCATTGTGGCGCGTGCCGCTCGCCGGCACGCCCGCACGGTTGCCGCTCGGGGACGTCGCCGTATCCGCGAGCTCGGTGGCAAAAACGGGTGCGATCGCACTCGTCGGCCGCCGTCCTCATGGTCCTTCGGAAGTCTACGTCATGGCCTCGTCCACGTCGCCGCCGCGCCGATTGACGGATCTCAACGCGAAGATCGGGGCACTCGACAGCACCGACGTACGCGAAATCGATTGGACCTTTGAAGGCTTTCACGAGGACGGCGCGCTCGTGCTTCCGCCGCACCCCGTCGCGGGCACCCGGTACCCGCTCGTGGTCATCATCCACGGCGGGCCGACCGCGGCGTCGGGGATGGGATTCGGCGCAGGCGGATTCGGAGGACTCGATCGCGTGCTCGCCGCGCACGGCGATGCGGTGTTCGAGCCTAACTACCGCGGCAGTGACAATCTCGGCGCGAAATATCAAGAGGCGACCATCGGCGATCTCGGCGCCGGACCCGGCCGCGACATCATGGCCGGCATCGCAGCGGTCGAAAGCCAGGGTTTCGTCGATTCTTCGAACATCGCGGTCGGCGGGTGGTCCGAGGGCGGATGTCTCACCGCATGGCTCATCACGCACTACCACGTGTGGAAAGCCGCGGTCGCGGGGGCAGCGGTCACCGATTGGGCGTCCGAGTACAATCTTTCCGACGCGCTCTACTACGAACGCGCTATCGCGGGCGAAGTTGGACCCTGGACCACGCAAGGCGAGCAGCTCTACCGCGCCGAGTCGGCGATTTCGGAAGCGGCGGGCGTGAACACACCCACGCTCATACTCTCCGACACCGGCGACTTTCGCGTACCCACTCCGCAAGTGTACGAGTTCTACCACGCGCTCAAAGAGACCGGAGCGCCGGTCCAATACGTGGCGTACCCGGTGACGGGCCACTTCCCGCGCGATCCGGTTCGAACGTTCGACATATTCCAACGCTATGCCGATTGGTTCGGCAAGTATCTTTCCATGACGGCGAGGTAA